The sequence below is a genomic window from Camelina sativa cultivar DH55 unplaced genomic scaffold, Cs unpScaffold00427, whole genome shotgun sequence.
ATTTATAATACCAATATACGACGTAATCGATTGCTAAATACGCAAacatgatgatgaattgatgattaaTTAATACAGAGCTACGTTCGTGAAAAAAGTATTATCATATTATGCTAGTGTCCAAAATCAAGTAATGATGGAGATCACAgacaaaaaactcaaaataacaGAGAGATTGAAAATCAGCTGTTTGTTGTGAGAGGAGATGAAGCGACCAGAGGTTTGTAAACTGAAAGTCTGAAACTCTATATTTAGTCTCCAAATCGAATAGATATTATTGATCCGTAGCTCAACCGATCCGGTTCGGGTTACCGGGTCGCGGGTTTATAGCGGTTTTTGTGAGTTTTCCGGTTTTATGATTCTCGGTTATTAGCAATAGACCCAAATCAGAGAACTGTCTGGGTCGCGGGTCAAACAGCAAATCAATACAAATATGGAGCTGACtcgtttaaaatttttaaccaatcaaattaaaagaattaattttgAATCGAGAGAGTCATCCTATGTATAGTAGACCCATTCCTAAGCGTCACACGTATTACCATGAAGATGTAGATGAACAATACAAAGATGAAGTCAATAGAGACGATGAGGAGCCACAAGGAGGTTAGGAAAGAGAGGTTTCAAAAGAGGcagaaaccaaacaaagatGTGGTTTCTTGGTACGATTTTGCTAGACTAAAGCGATGGGAAAGTTGGGTTTGATCCAATACCAAGAAGCATTTGGACCTGCTTAGAAAGCTTAAATGTTCACCGTTGAGACAGTTGCTGTGAAAATTCTAGCCACTGATTCTTGAGAGGGCTAAAAAGAGTTTCAGACAGAGGTAAGAGCTATCTATACAATGTAAATGATGATTTTGTATGCTAGATAGAATTATGCACAGACATGATTTCCAAAATCTCTATTACTCAATCAATCCATAAGTTGTCATCTACTACAAAATATGCACTTCCTTACATTAATCTATATCTCTTATCGTCTGCTTCACTTAATTGCTCAACTCATTCACTCGCCTATTTTTTTCAGGCTATGTTATTGGGAAGGTTGCATTACCGTAATTTAGTGAACCTGAACAGTACATGCTTATATATGTTTACATGAGTAAAGAAAGCTCTCACTTTACAGTAAGCAACTATTTATTTCTACATACTATAATAATTTGTTAGGcaataaataaattgataacCAAATTGAAAGAACACTGATAACCGAACCAGCCGAACCAAAGTTTTTTTCCGTTAGTTTCGAAAGCTTTTCGTGTTGTAGAAACGGAAAAAATTGATCTGAAAAActcaagaaattgaaaaaaaataaacaaaaaatgtcCAAGACAACTCGATTATATGCAACTTAGGGTAATTTAATGTTCGCCAATTTAAgcaaaagtaataaaatattgataatgaTATGTAGataagaaattatattttaattttgaaatactgaaacaaaaatctaaaaataaatcctgaaatattcaaaacattcataattttttgtgtgtttacacTGTTTTTAATACACATAAAATGAaatcaattatttattaaaGTAAGACATAAAGTCTATATATCTCAAGATTTCTAAATTTGGGAATATATTTggaagtaaaaatattataaaataaacatttattaagaaaaaactgTCCCAGCAGCACAACCCGCGAAAAACTATcacggcaaaaaaaaatataacttcaaaactgaaaaaaaaaatgagagaaaagaaagcgATTTTTAGACGAACACCTCTTTGGCTTGCGTCTTCGTGTCTCTTAGACAAGAGGAGCAGTTGTCGTCGGTTTCCGACGGTTTTTTCAGGCCTCAATAACGGTAAAACGGTTACCCACTCGATAACTGTCAATACCCCAAACCTATTTATACCCTGTGTGTGTCTCTGTAAACGATGGGTTGAGCAGAGTGAGAGAAAAGTTCATACTGATCATGTCGGACAATATCCGAAGACAGATGCAAGAGATAGATTTAGGGATTGAAGATTCTGTAATCAATCTCCCAGCGGATCTATGTACGGAGGCTTTGGGTGAGACTAGGTTTAGTCTAATTGCTAAACCAATAAATCCCCGGAAGCAGAATCTACGGGCTATACTCAATGCTCTACCAAGGCTATTGGGAGTGGGGAAGGATGTTACAGGACGTATCCTGGAGAACAAAAGAATTCAATTCCTCTTCCAATCTAATGAAGCGATGAATGTGGTACTCCATCGCGGTCCTTGGTCTTTCAACGACTGGATGTGCATTCTTCAAAAATGGAACCCGACTACTCCGTATTCCGAAATTAAGAGTATCCCATTATGGTTCCAGATCCGGGGAATCCCTCTCCATTTCCTCACTCGACGTATGGTTACGTTTATCGGTGAAAATATGGTGAACTTCCTTGAAACCGATTTTGGAGGTGAAGGTGCTGTACTGGTGGAATATGTCCGCGTTCGCCTCTCATGCGAGATAGATACCCCTCTGCGCTTCCAACGATCTTTCAAATTTGGGGAAATCAGTGAATGTAACCTTCTATGAACTTGATGCACGTCTCATTGATTGTAAGATATCTAATAAAGATGTGTTTTTCTATTTCTCCTGCGTTTATGGTCATCCTATCCGGAAACTAAGACACATACTCTGGGAACGTCTCCAACGCATTGCCATTAAACGAAATGGTCCATGGCTAATGTGtggagatttcaatgaaatCTTACATGCAAATGAGAAACGTGGTGGAAAACCGAGAGATCCTTGGAGGTTTACTGATTTTCGAAACATGGTTCATGTTTGTAAAGTACAAGATCTTCCATTCAAGGGTAACAACATGACTTGGCTTGGAAAACGACGTACACATAACGTTTAAAGCTGGCTGGATCGAGCAATGGCTAATGATGAGTGGCGAGCTCACTATCCTGCATCTGAGGTTGAATATCTGGAAATGATCGAATCTGATCATCGACCCTCAATCATCAAAATTAGACGCACAACCGACAGAGGAATCAGGCCTTTCCAGTTTGATACTAGACTTTGCCAAAGACCGGAGTTGTCAGCGGTGATCGAATCATCTTGGAATAGCAACAGATTAGGCCATCGACTAACCATATTGGATAGGATAAAGAATTGTCGTAGCAACATTTCAGCCTGGAAGCGACAAAACAACACCAATTCTGCTCTACGGATCAAGGAATTGATAAAGATTATTGATCGAGCTCACAGTGATGGAAACACAACAACTGAACACATACATGAGCTGCAACAAGATCTTCTCCAGGCGTATAGAGATGAGGAAAAATATTGGCAACTCAAAAGTAGATGTCAATGGATGAACGAGGGTGACCGCAACACTAAGTTCTTCAACGCCTTTGTGAAAAATAGAATTGCCAGGAATAGACTGAAATCGATAAAGGACCACCAAGGAGCTGATTTATATGGGAATAAAGAGATAGCAGTTGAAGCAGAGCGATTTTTTGGTGAGCTATTCTCCAAACCAGGACAATCTGATCTCAACGAGCTCTACGCAACATTAAGCCAGTAGTTACAAGCGACATGAATGCATCTTTAACTAGCGAAGTTACTATTGAGGAGATCAAGACTGCACTTTTCAATATTGGTACTACTCGTGCCCCAGGACCGGATGGGTTTAATGCTGCTTTCTACCAACATTATTGGAACATTGTTGGACCTGCAATTGTCACAGCCATTACTGAGTTTTTCGAAACAGGTGTCTTACAACAAGATTGGAACCATACAAACTTATGTCTTATCCCCAAAGGCACCAACCCGCAAACACTGAAAGAATTTCGACCAATAAGCCTTTGTAACAGCCTATACAAGGTTATATCCAAGATACTAGTCATGCGTCTAAAAAAGATACTTAACCTTGTGGTTTCAGAACATCAAGCGGCTTTTATACCAGGCAGATCAATCACTGATAATGTTTTGATTGCTCACGAGGTGATGCACTCATTACGAGTAAGAAAACGGTGTGCCAACTCTTACATGGCTGTGAAAACATATATCAGCAAAGCATATGACCGCATCAGTTGGGAATTTCTAGAAGcagttttaaagaaaaaggggTTTGCTGCTACATGGATCAAGTGGATAATGGCATGCGTtagctctgtttctttctctttacttATCAATGGTATTCCATATGGACGTTTCTCGGCTTCACGAGGATTAAGACAAGGTGACCCACTATCTCCTTACCTCTTTATTTTGTGTGCTGACGTACTGAGCTCCCTCATCACGGAAGCGATTCGCGATAACAAGATTCAAGGCATACGTATTAGTACTCCGGGTCCAGTTGTCTCTCACCTCCTCTTTGCTGATGACTCGCTTTTCTTTCTCAAAGCAAATTACAAGAACAGCTCCAACCTCCTAAAGATCTTCAAGGAATATGAGGCTGCATCATGTCAGATGATTAACCTTGACAAATCGTCAATTACCTTTGGTGCTCGAGTCTTCCAAAGAAATAGAGACACAGTTCAACACACACTAAGGATCCCTACTATTGGCGGCGGTGGGAAATATCTTGGATTACCGGAACAATTTAATggtaaaaaaacagagatgttCCAATATATCCTAGACAAtgtctaacaaaaaaaagagggtTGGCAAACAAGATTCTTATCAGCGGAGGGAAAAGAAACTTTGATCAAAGCAGTGGCATATGCGATGCCAGTTTTCTCTATGAATTGTTTCCAACTCCCTACGGAACTCTGTTCTGAATTGGATAGTATGATGGCACGTTTTTGGTGGGgtacaaccaaaacaaaacgcAAGGTGTCCTGAGTGGCATGGAAGAAGATGgctgttttaaaaaaagaaggaggAATCGGATTTCGTTATCTACATCTGTTCAACCAAGCGCTGTTAGCCAATCAACTATGGAAATTGATCCAATGGCCTCACTGTCTTCTTTTCCGGCTTTTAAAGCACGGTACTTTAGAGATGAAAGTGTTCTCACAGCAAAAAAGAGGAATAAAGCATCATATGGCTGGAgttctttgttgtttggacGTGAGCTATTACAGAAAGGTCTCCAAATTCATATTGGAGATGGTCGTTGCACTGTACTTGATACAGATCCGTGGTTACCAACTTCGCCACCTCGTGCCCCCCGATTGCTACCAACGTCGGATACTAATCTATTAGTAGAAGATATTATAGATCCGATAACACTCCAATAGAGAGaagataaaatatttgaaacagtGATCCCTGAAGATCGTTACTTGATACACAAGGTCTTTCTCCCTGCACTGCCAGTTCCGGACACCTACTTATGGAGTTTTACAAAAGATGGAAAATACACAGTTAAATCTGGTTATTGGACGGCATTGCACAGTCTTAGCAACGAACCAGGTCCAAAACCTACATTAGCAACAACACTTGCGCTTGCAGCTGGCATCTGGCAACTACCAATAACTCCAAAGATCAAGCATTTCCTATGGCGGTGTCATCAAAGGCCATTGGTGTGGGCGAAAACTTGCTTAGAAGAAATATTAAAGTAAATCCATATTGTGCAAGATGCTGCTCAACAATAAAAACAACCGATCACATGCTGTTTTCCTGCCCTTATGCGGCTATGGTGTGGAGAAAGGCGGGCTTTCTAACAGCTAGTCTCTGTGACGCAAGTAATACTCTTGAAGCCAAATTATTGGAATTGATTGCACTATTTAAAGATACAACTGTTGAACCTCGTTTCCGCTGCTTACCTTTTTGGCTACTATGTAGAATTTGGAAGGGAAGAAATGATCTTGTTTGCAATAAAAAGAATACTGCGAACACAATCACCAATCAAGCTACAACAGATGCTGTGGAATGGCTAACACATTCATCAATGCCTGAAGCTCAACCACACCAAGGCAACACTATTAGAAAAAATTCACGATGGACCAAACCACATGCGGGGCTAGTTAAATGCAATTATGATGCCTCACACCACGACGGAGACAGGTTTTTCAGGGCTTGGATAGATACTCAGGAACTCAAAAGGTCAGGTACTACATTGTGGTATGGGAAAATTTCAAGGCCGCCCTACTCCGGAAGAATCTGAATGCTCAGGTCTCTTATAGGCCATACAATGCAGTTGGGGTCTAGGCTACCGGTCGGTGATTTTTAAAGGTGATAATCTAAACATAATCCGATTACTCAACCGAGGGGGACATAATCTGAGGCTTCAACACTACATTGAGTCGATCAACCTCTGGCGCCACAGATTTACGTCAATGTCGTTCCTCTTTCGCCATAGGGAACAGAACACTTGTGCAGATACCTTAGCAAAAACTATTGTTGTACACCCTACTCCATGGGAGATGTTTAATTTCTGTCCAAACTTCTTACAACAATATGTAAACAATGATCTCATCTCTGAtcgttaataaaatttttggaaggaaaaatatatatatatatatatatatatatatatatatatataNNNNNNNNNNNNNNNNNNNNNNNNNNNNNNNNNNNNNNNNNNNNNNNNNNNNNNNNNNNNNNNNNNNNNNNNNNNNNNNNNNNNNNNNNNNNNNNNNNNNNNNNNNNNNNNNNNNNNNNNNNNNNNNNNNNNNNNNNNNNNNNNNNNNNNNNNNNNNNNNNNNNNNNNNNNNNNNNNNNNNNNNNNNNNNNNNNNNNNNNNNNNNNNNNNNNNNNNNNNNNNNNNNNNNNNNNNNNNNNNNNNNNNNNNNNNNNNNNNNNNNNNNNNNNNNNNNNNNNNNNNNNNNNNNNNNNNNNNNNNNNNNNNtatatatatatatatatatatataactagagttaagtaaaataaaaaggtacTTTCATTATTATTGATCAGGGAGGATGAATATACATTGGTGAATAAAATATCGATACAAAGATGTAGTCCATTGTGATAAAGCCACATGAAATGTTCTTTCCTACCTCcatttcttatattataatttttttttttaatgtttttccAATTTCTTAATCTACATAGAAGAAATTTATTCATCTACATTTCCGAATTTCATTTTAATGGATCCATACATAATCCATACATAATAACAGTTAAACACTTGTCTTTATGCAATCCCGGCGATTAACCTCCTCTTGAGTTCCATCCTGCAATGACCAACACCAGCATTGGTTAAATAAATCCAAAATAACCAgactatatatgtttatgtttaaagAAGTTAAACAGGAGGGTTAAAAATACCTCATGAGTTGGCGGTCATGCGCTCCGGTTGCCATCATTCCCCGGTTCTCATAAGCACGTCGGAGAAGATACGGTATAGCGGTTTCGACTGGTCCAAACGGCATGTACTTGCTCACATTGAACCCAGCTCTCTTTAGACCGAAGGACAATGCATCTGACATTCCGTATAGCTGTGCAAACTCTATCTTGCCGTTCTGTTTATCGATACCGAGGTCACTCGCTTTCCTAGACGCAAGTCTCCCTGAAATTGATAACATTTCTACAAAATTAGTAATCCGTTTTGACTCGTAACTGAAGCGATGGATTTAATGATCAAATGGAAATGGCTTTACCCGAATCAGCGTTATGTGTTGCAAGAACGACCCCGAAACCTGATCCGTTCGAGGCTTTCTCCATCAGGAAGGTCATACAGTCGTTGTAACAAGAGTGCGTGTCCTGGATTGTGTCGTGGACCGGCGACTTGCAACCCAAGGAATCTGCCAAACTAGCTTCGCTAGACATGTAAGCGCCTCTTACCAACTTGAACCCCATAGGAACATTCTCTTTCTCGGCATTTTGTACAGCCAAATGCAATCTTTCACCGGCGTCTCTCAAGTACGCCTGAATCGTGTTGTAAACAATCGGTCGGTCTTTGTCCGCGTTGAACAGGATCGCCGATGAGTAAGCCATGTAGTCGATCGCGGGTTGGAGGATTGTGTCTTCCGCATCGATCAGCAATGGTACATTGGACTCTTGGCATTTCCTACAGATTTCTTGGATCCTTGTGTGGGCTGCTGCGAGCTCCAATTCTTCTTCCGCGGTTAAGGGTTCCGGTTCTGAGTTTGTGTGGTAGAGAGGACTCGAATCGGAGAAAACCGGAAACGATTTGAGCTTCCACGAGAGTTTGAAACCTGGACTCTTGTATTCCCATCGAAGCAGATCGCTCACTCGTTTCAGAAGACTAATTGGACAAATCGCGGTTATCTTCACCACCACTGAGCTAAACTGTTAGGacataaagaaacaaatatccTGTTATTAAATACCCATAGATAAACCGTAATAAACCGGGATTTCACAACAATAAACCGGAGAGAATATTTCTAAAgtgtttttcttcaaaaagttCTAGTCCACCTTTAAGGTCAGCTAATATCTCCAACTAGGAGGACCTCGTGCGTATAAATCTACTCCGATAATGACGCATTGCCTTTGATTTTATCACCGCATTGATAAAATTCAAACATCGAATTTAAAAGGTAATTAAAGTAAGACGCCAAGTCATTTTCATAAGAGAAAATGCAACTTGGGTATCTATGTACTTGTTCCTTGTTAAAAACGCGTAAGagtaaatttaacaaattaattgtTCATATGAAAAATAGATAGATGtaaatgtacatatatatatatatgcaagtgTACTTTGTCAGAGTACCGAGATTTGGCTGTCGAACACCAAACAAGTTGCCCATATTTGATTACCATCaacaaattatttcattttaagaaaatgtttaataatataattaaatctcagatttataaaatgtaaaaaagaaaaaaaaaataaaaaaacagaggaaagaagagaaacagaggaatggCTTACGTGGGATGTAGGTAAAGATTTGGCAGCTTCAATGGTTCGAATGAATTGTTGCATGTTATCATCACAAGATGCAGCGTCATCGGCGTGTTCGACGCCATAGACGAGCATCCCTTTAAGACCAGTAGCCTCATAAACGCTTCTCACGCGCTCAGCGGCTGCGTCGGCATTTTCACCGGCGCAAAAATGGTCATAAAACGTACCTTTCACGAGCCCTAGGACCATGCCACGCGTCACGGCAGCGTCCATAAGTTTAGAGCTCATGACCCACGTTCCTAGATCCACCATAGGACCTATTGCCGCCGCATGCAGCACGGCGGTGGAACGGAGAAGATCAGAGGTAGGGATAGAGGAGAAGAGACGGGCTTGGTCGGAGAGATCGAGATCATCGTGAGATTGTTGCTCGGTGGGTTTTGGGTGGTGGAGAGGTGGTTCCGGTGCTTGTTGTCCAAAGGAGAGGATCTCCGGGACGACTGCGGTGGAAGCAGTCACGGTGGGAGGACCCACCGGGCTAAAAGTGGGTAAACGGTAAGATCGCCGGATAAAGTTTGTTCGGAGGAGACGGGTTGCCATAAAATtcaaagattttggttttgaaaacgaaaacaaaaatttatattctcttctcttttttttttttttgatgtttcctaagcttttgttttttttttttctctcttctcttgttttttctcTCAACGCTTTTGGTTGTGTGATTTTTTCCTCCTCCAATGTTACTacaacatatatttatagaagaaCGTAAAACCTTATTATGCATATACATACACGTTTTACCTGGTCGATATATATAGATGCCCATGTGTACAATTCTTTAATCGGATtgattcatataaaataatctaaaaaaatagtgaaaaaacTATATTCTAAAATTACAAGGGAATCTGTGTAAAGAATGTTAAAACTAATCTTGTAAGTTTTATTCTTCCTACTAATTTGAATTCGATGATTTACATCCATTTCAATTCAAAAGGGAATCTTAAAATACCATAATCTTAAAATACCCCTCTATGGTATAGTTATTTTCTAAACCATTATGGTATGGTATCGTATAATGggtaaatcttaaaaataaaaaaaattggggattttcttaatttaattaattattgcaaCTCTAGTAATGAAGGCAAAGTTCTCTCTACTCACGTCTTATTGAGTCTTGTTTGATTTGCACCTACAAAGAtcgatgttttgtaaacttcaaaaattaattattgaaaatatttaaattttttaaattattattagtttatattttctttctctatcaaaaagtaattataaattaatttataaataaaaactaaaattttttttaatatgtataaaaGTATCAAAACATTAATGTTTGTGAGACAGAGAGAATACTAATTAGTACTAGTATAAAGGGTACGgaattcaaaatataagaatatacAGTTATAAAAATCTAGATGCTACGTTATGTATTTTAGGTCCACAAATATTAGCTGTTTTTCTGAAAAGGGTAATCAAGAAGATTGTGCCGTAATTTTCtgagagaaacaaaattcaaaaaataataaatactgaAGGACGTCAGAGACAGCAAGGTCCTGACCGCAGGATGAGTCATCGGATAACtatttaattgatatatttattaattaaagaacttttttttttttgggcggAGACGGTGGAGGGAAGATATGAAGGATGAGTGGATGATGAATCGGATTCAACATGTGGACCTGGACTTGTTCTTTGAATCTTTGACTTTTCTAAATTGGAATCTCCGGAATCTTAATGACTATTAGTTTGAATTAATCAACCAAAGATTCCTACCTtagaaaaaaaggtaaatagatgtttaaaaatagattttgaagTAAAacgtttaaaacaaaaaatgttttcaatttaGATCCACctatgtttttcttctatttataaGAGATAGTGAAATTCAATAtcagattaattttttttattgatctcttactttattaatttaattaagagtCATGTAttagattgtttttgtttaaaaaataacacaataatGAAATTGTAAagatgttgacaaaaaaaaaaattgtaaagatGTATTCCCCTATTTTACAAAGAATGACattttagagatttttctttgtttcataaatagtgtcattctataattttaatatattttttatgttttgtgtcattttataattttaatatataaaaagtatttcTGACAAATTCtcttaataaaaatacatataaaatatagaaatgttttttaaataatttatttcctaATACAGAATGGAGAGACTATtatttacatgtaaaaaaatGTAGATTAATTAAACATAATGCAAATCTGATTTAGACATCAGTTTAggtttctttaaaatatatgtaaatcaatgtcagttacatttttttttaaaatgtcagTTACATTTGGagtttcaaatttcaataaataataaatggcaaaaatacaatcaaaataaaattttaatatcttgaataataacaaaaatgaatattcaAGCGTTacttgacaaaagaaaaaatgaatattgcaTGCGAGGTTGGGTTGGACCAATAAAATGGCGGCTACAGCTGCAAACTGTcgtgtcatatatatatgtacacctACCCTCTTGACTTCCTCACGTGACCTCTTCACCCTCTCACTCCCTCAATTTAACGGCTGAAATCAAATCacatcaaatatataatttaattaaatacataccttttattttattttcaaaaattggtAGCATTACCTTTTTGAGGGTACGAATGGGTCCCAGTCGTATATTGtacatttgttgttgttgtaaagaTCTGCTTTTTTCAAAGATTCTCTATTGTGTGTAATTTTTCGAAAAGGTCTATTAAAGTATATTTTGtaacttaaaatttttttctttttctgacaTCATTTTGTAACTTATCTTTTAGTTTTGGTTGGTTTGTCTTTACTCTTCACTCACAACTCACAAGTGGGTATGGGTCGGAAAAGATGACataatttactaataaatatgacaaaaaatgGGTTAAACGAtgattaatgtaattttaagaaTACACAGTTTCtataaatgttttaagaatATACTCTTTctttaaacataaattaaaaaataactaaattttctgtttcatattttactaatataatacattttctaatttttattagattaatataattagataatagaaataaaacttaaaaaaaaatatatatacaatgcaAACCTAAAACAGACacttattctaaaaaaaaaataagtcttAAAGCAATACTTAAATTGAACTGAACTAGAGGgagtaatattttcaatgataTAGTAACTTATACTCCATTAAACTTAGAATATGGTTAAAACATGGAAAACAAATCGagtattcatttttaaaaattgtaaccTGAAAAtacaagaagatgaaaaatatgaaaaaacaGATTATatgataatcatatatattatacaacaaattgTTGTTTAACattgaaactaaaagaaaaaattgtaacccaaaaaaatataacaattacgAATAATAGTATTTATAACCTTCAACtatgttatttatataaaagaatacaaaaaaaaacatgaagaatttattaatatctaataaataataaaatcatcgttaacaaaaaaaaactctaaacaacataattttatttatttatttttattttttgttaaccaGAAGGTTCAAGGCCGAGGTTCCTAATTCTCTTAGGGTCCAGGAAAGACCGATTGAAAGTCCCTGCCCAAATGGAATTGTCTAGCATTTTGGTATTTGAGAGGAATTGATCTTTGGCCTGAACCAAGAGGACAATTCCTCAAATGGAAACCACTAGACCAAGACCACAAATCCCGTTAAGTTGggggaaaacaaaataacatttattgtttctttagtagttttcattttaaaaattcatttttcaaCCATTTTGTAGGAAACTATTCACTACCACGCCACATATAAAACAAACTAGATGATAGAATAGATCTCCCATGACTGATTAAAGTAATACTACCGCGTTACTCTTGCCACTTATGCTAAAAATCAGACtcaaaacatcaaaatcaaactataaaatataagCGTGTATTTAAAATGGAGCATTACTTATATAAAATGCAACTCGTACATCACTTATAGTATAATAGTGtcctttaaaattattatactacAACTcgtatatttttctgtttttatatataaaatgctGATAATGTAATCTATAATGATCATAGACTAATACAGTTTTTCGTCCTAGTTGAGTTAATTGTGTTTCGAGTAGCTAAATGAACAAATATACCGAGCGTTTGTAATTATATATCGTCGACCTTTCGTACTATTATTGTTCGTTTTGTGTCGTATTCACCTAATCATTATGTTTTTCCTTTAGCTTCACCTCTCGTCCGTCAATCGAGAGTTAAAAACGGAACTAAAAACAAATTGTACACATCTATAACAAATATGCCATATGCATATAAATAGAAAGACACAAATCTAGAAATTTACCACACAAAACTGATAGCATATAGCAGTACATATTAATTAACATGTAGGTTTATTCATGTTTTCATTGCCAACCATTTCGAACTAATTTGTAATTATATCTTGTTATGTAATATTTTCG
It includes:
- the LOC104773033 gene encoding uncharacterized protein LOC104773033; amino-acid sequence: MANDEWRAHYPASEVEYLEMIESDHRPSIIKIRRTTDRGIRPFQFDTRLCQRPELSAVIESSWNSNRLGHRLTILDRIKNCRSNISAWKRQNNTNSALRIKELIKIIDRAHSDGNTTTEHIHELQQDLLQAYRDEEKYWQLKSRCQWMNEGDRNTKFFNAFVKNRIARNRLKSIKDHQGADLYGNKEIAVEAERFFGELFSKPGQSDLNELYATLSQ
- the LOC104773022 gene encoding proline dehydrogenase 1, mitochondrial — encoded protein: MATRLLRTNFIRRSYRLPTFSPVGPPTVTASTAVVPEILSFGQQAPEPPLHHPKPTEQQSHDDLDLSDQARLFSSIPTSDLLRSTAVLHAAAIGPMVDLGTWVMSSKLMDAAVTRGMVLGLVKGTFYDHFCAGENADAAAERVRSVYEATGLKGMLVYGVEHADDAASCDDNMQQFIRTIEAAKSLPTSHFSSVVVKITAICPISLLKRVSDLLRWEYKSPGFKLSWKLKSFPVFSDSSPLYHTNSEPEPLTAEEELELAAAHTRIQEICRKCQESNVPLLIDAEDTILQPAIDYMAYSSAILFNADKDRPIVYNTIQAYLRDAGERLHLAVQNAEKENVPMGFKLVRGAYMSSEASLADSLGCKSPVHDTIQDTHSCYNDCMTFLMEKASNGSGFGVVLATHNADSGRLASRKASDLGIDKQNGKIEFAQLYGMSDALSFGLKRAGFNVSKYMPFGPVETAIPYLLRRAYENRGMMATGAHDRQLMRMELKRRLIAGIA